In Xyrauchen texanus isolate HMW12.3.18 chromosome 45, RBS_HiC_50CHRs, whole genome shotgun sequence, a single window of DNA contains:
- the LOC127637332 gene encoding protein SCAF11-like isoform X2, translated as MQEGPEQGEQSAEESLEDEEAQRCPICLNRPRRAERAVPDCCRHVYCSACILRWAQMVQSCPVDRRPFSVIYLQGSSQQSIKLPVKVARLSDESCIQDAPRMCHVSVGETEKMERMQEKNANAKQKCHRKCDTDASVHKNKKLRGDSCHSLLLTQRFHSSLPGQQGTAVGTRTQIITESVEVCEEGPDDVQWRRMERKRRWLPASVPVLSTGVPRLSLHSHLLLSAVSASLNLLLPEHSVPHGIVCAITKGTRGSGSKGSTKPAEAVATRRSSRHSRAEMEDSTAAQSQPTDADMSSTDSPTTPQTVHDNHASTSRGQQGNNRRSGAKTKGRAKKVKVEKHDDEEWEAEAENLKEDGVTKEAESEEARTDLETKAAQSSDQVDSEREPLDTEQEMEVENQTSPAEDERVSSDANDQEEEESVSADANDLEEEECVSPDANDQEEEESFSADANDQEEEESSVSADANDQEEECVSPDANDQEVEESSVSADANNQEEECVSPDANDQEEEESVSADANDQEEEECVSPDANDQEEESVCPDANNQEEETTVVEETVTKSTVDEDEDYQILSPGENKQRVEECDEDQVESTDVSPVMEDDCLPQSCEVQEPQSVSPNVESTLYVKPTALLIEAANKISDLEPEPDTTAENSDEGPKQEPSNLPSLHVDQNTCPSDQKFGLVSTENASPKSLYTLSPQDNTDLIPMECDSPASESEADAVKVEKGTTAHVPQISNETPIQDPMHKPDSGTEQKGTDKKDGRSRRSRFHSPTTTWSKSEGSRKSRSRSRDRNRKTRSTSRSRDQQVDERDGKQNCSRERSRSRERSRSRERNRRRRSRSRSRNRNRPSRVSPSQEHSDPGGRFDFGGRTDHGGRTDHGGRTDQGGRTDPGGRTDHGGRTDQGSRTDPGGRIDHCGHSPRKRDSLGGDGWQSRGGGRGFRDSNWRNNFEKPGHFSTREPILSNNGNFHEASPDRGRNENPDWVRERERSWADTETRGREPRREENMSNPSAESWSRGGWNVEQEQRSAGRGRGAHWAPNQQNEPTDNWRQRTSFSGTTNNMDSYNRFNENRSGGKRKELEGADSPLDRSGWSSASSWAMRRKLPADVQNYYSRRDRGGGNNAWNKQDEDQGAAGLSKQPDPPQNEPNAPLSTEAVPALPALMPHQLGVMALHHYPITPLMPRPPVGLPPPQFSMPPPVPVQLHHTGPLLQVPMAVQGLPPPPPPPPPIQQGGFTVVPTETHPNQTMPSFPVPGKGSFKPMPTKVGAGPPPPTATPSVAQPSSTTTTQTASHSKAHADSSKKEKKLQIQERAVNEVKAAIKPYYQKNEINKEEYKEIVRKAVEKVCHSKSGEVNADKVANLVKAYVDKYKCIRKNKPEMS; from the exons ATGCAAGAGGGGCCTGAACAGG GTGAGCAGAGTGCGGAGGAGAGTTTGGAGGATGAGGAGGCCCAGCGATGCCCGATCTGTCTGAACCGACCCAGACGGGCAGAAAGAGCTGTACCCGACTGCTGCAGACACGTTTACTGCTCGGCCTGCATCCTCCGTTGGGCGCAG ATGGTTCAGTCCTGCCCGGTGGACCGAAGACCCTTCAGTGTGATCTACCTGCAGGGCTCATCACAGCAGTCGATCAAG CTTCCTGTGAAAGTAGCCAGACTGTCAGACGAGTCCTGCATTCAGGATGCTCCGAGAATGTGTCACGTGTCTGT GGGAGAAACAGAGAAAATGGAGAGAATGCAAGAGAAAAACGCTAATGCCAAACAGAAATGCCACAGAAAAT GTGACACAGATGCGTCTgtgcataaaaacaaaaag TTGAGAGGAGACTCATGCCACTCTCTTCTACTTACTCAGCGTTTTCACTCATCACTGCCCGGCCAGCAGGGTACGGCAGTGGGCACTCGCACTCAGATCAT AACAGAATCTGTTGAGGTTTGTGAAGAGGGGCCAGATGATGTCCAGTGGAGGAGAATGGAGAGAAAGCGGCGGTGGCTGCCTGCCTCTGTGCCTGTCCTTTCTACAGGTGTGCCCAG GTTGTCCCTGCATTCACACTTGCTCCTGTCTGCTGTCTCTGCCTCTCTGAATCTGCTGCTCCCTGAACACTCTG TTCCTCATGGCATAGTTTGTGCCATCACAAAGGGAACCAGGGGCTCTGGATCAAAGGGCTCCACAAAACCGGCAGAAGCGGTTGCAACCCGACGCTCCTCTCGGCACAGTCGTGCCGAGATGGAGGATTCCACAGCTGCACAGTCCCAACCAACAGATGCGGACATGTCTTCCACTGACTCCCCAACTACACCACAAACTGTACATGATAATCATGCTTCTACAAGCAGAGGCCAACAGGGGAACAATCGGAGGTCTGGAGCGAAGACAAAAGGTCGTGCAAAGAAGGTGAAGGTGGAGAAACATGATGACGAGGAATGGGAAGCAGAGGCTGAGAATCTCAAAGAAGATGGAGTCACAAAAGAAGCAGAATCCGAGGAAGCAAGAACTGACCTGGAaacaaaagctgctcagagctcCGATCAGGTCGATAGTGAAAGAGAACCATTGGATACGGAGCAGGAAATGGAAGTAGAGAATCAGACAAGTCCTGCTGAGGATGAACGTGTTTCCTCTGATGCTAATGACCAGGAAGAAGAAGAATCTGTTTCCGCTGATGCTAATGACctggaagaagaagaatgtgtttCCCCTGATGCTAATGACCAGGAAGAAGAAGAATCTTTTTCCGCTGATGCTAATGACCAGGAAGAAGAAGAATCATCTGTTTCCGCTGATGCTAATGACCAGGAAGAAGAATGTGTTTCCCCTGATGCTAATGACCAGGAAGTAGAAGAATCATCTGTTTCCGCTGATGCTAATAACCAGGAAGAAGAATGTGTTTCCCCTGATGCTAATGACCAGGAAGAAGAAGAATCTGTTTCCGCTGATGCTAATGACcaggaagaagaagaatgtgtttCCCCTGATGCTAATGACCAGGAAGAAGAGTCTGTTTGCCCTGATGCTAATAACCAGGAAGAGGAAACAACGGTAGTGGAGGAAACGGTCACCAAGAGTACTGTTGACGAAGATGAAGACTATCAGATACTTTCACCAGGAGAAAACAAGCAAAGAGTGGAGGAATGTGATGAAGACCAAGTGGAATCAACAGATGTTTCTCCAGTAATGGAGGACGATTGTCTGCCTCAGTCCTGTGAGGTGCAAGAGCCCCAGTCCGTTTCTCCAAATGTTGAATCAACTCTCTATGTGAAACCAACAGCTCTTCTTATAGAAGCTGCAAACAAGATCAGCGATCTGGAACCAGAGCCTGACACCACAGCAGAGAATTCTGATGAAGGTCCCAAGCAAGAGCCCAGCAACCTTCCATCTCTCCATGTGGACCAGAACACCTGCCCATCAGATCAAAAATTTGGATTGGTTTCAACAGAGAATGCCTCACCGAAGTCTCTGTACACATTGAGTCCTCAGGACAACACTGACCTCATCCCCATGGAATGTGATTCACCTGCATCTGAGAGTGAAGCCGATGCTGTCAAAGTTGAGAAGGGTACTACTGCTCACGTGCCTCAGATCTCCAATGAGACGCCCATTCAAGACCCTATGCACAAGCCTGACTCCGGTACGGAGCAGAAAGGCACAGACAAAAAGGATGGACGATCACGCAGGTCTCGTTTTCACTCGCCTACGACCACCTGGTCTAAAAGCGAAGGGTCACGCAAGTCAAGGTCTCGTTCACGGGACCGCAATCGCAAGACCCGTTCCACGTCAAGAAGTCGAGATCAGCAAGTGGACGAACGAGACGGTAAACAGAACTGCAGTAGAGAGCGCAGTCGTAGTCGAGAACGTAGCCGTAGTAGAGAACGAAATCGCAGGCGACGCAGTCGTTCCAGGTCCAGGaatagaaacaggcccagccgcGTTAGCCCATCCCAGGAACATTCCGATCCTGGTGGCCGCTTTGATTTTGGCGGCCGCACCGATCACGGGGGCCGCACCGATCACGGGGGCCGCACCGATCAAGGCGGCCGCACTGATCCCGGTGGTCGCACCGATCACGGGGGCCGCACCGATCAAGGCAGCCGCACTGATCCCGGTGGTCGCATTGACCACTGTGGCCACTCTCCACGCAAGAGGGACTCATTGGGTGGGGACGGATGGCAGAGCAGAGGGGGTGGACGAGGATTCCGCGATTCCAACTGGCGAAACAACTTTGAGAAGCCCGGTCATTTTTCAACAAGAGAGCCCATACTTTCAAACAATGGCAACTTTCACGAGGCATCACCAGACAGGGGCAGAAATGAGAACCCGGACTGGGTAAGGGAGAGGGAGAGGTCTTGGGCGGACACTGAAACCAGAGGGCGGGAGCCACGAAGGGAAGAAAATATGAGCAATCCATCTGCCGAGTCTTGGTCTCGAGGTGGCTGGAATGTTGAGCAGGAGCAGCGTTCTGCCGGACGTGGCAGGGGTGCCCACTGGGCTCCCAACCAGCAGAACGAACCAACTGATAATTGGAGGCAACgtacttctttctcagggacaacGAATAACATGGATTCTTACAATAGGTTCAATGAAAACAGAAGCGGAGGGAAGAGAAAAGAGCTAGAGGGTGCTGATAGTCCACTGGATCGCTCGGGTTGGTCGTCGGCCTCGAGTTGGGCCATGCGCCGAAAGCTCCCTGCTGATGTGCAGAATTACTACTCGCGCAGGGACAGAGGGGGCGGGAACAACGCCTGGAACAAACAAGACGAGGATCAAGGTGCAGCAGGTCTCTCTAAACAACCAG ATCCTCCCCAGAATGAGCCAAATGCTCCCCTGTCAACCGAGGCTGTGCCAGCCCTTCCCGCCCTGATGCCCCACCAACTTGGTGTGATGGCGCTTCATCATTACCCCATAACGCCTCTCATGCCAAGACCACCAGTGGGTCTGCCGCCTCCCCAGTTCAGCATGCCTCCGCCAGTACCAGTTCAGTTGCACCACACTGGACCTCTTCTCCAGGTCCCAATGGCTGTGCAGGGACTGCCACCACCCCCACCACCACCTCCACCCATCCAACAGGGCGGCTTTACTGTGGTACCCACTGAAACCCACCCAAATCAG ACGATGCCCAGTTTTCCTGTCCCAGGAAAAGGCTCATTTAAACCCATGCCAACCAAAGTAGGTGCAGGACCGCCTCCCCCTACTGCTACACCCAGTGTGGCCCAACCATCCTCTACCACCACCACCCAAACTGCCTCTCACAGTAAGGCTCACGCAGACAGCTCAAAGAAAGAGAAG AAATTGCAGATTCAAGAAAGAGCCGTCAATGAAGTGAAAGCAGCTATAAAGCCATATTATCAAAAGAATGAAATCAACAAGGAGGAATATAAGGAGATTGTACGCaaagctgtggaaaaa GTGTGCCACAGCAAGAGTGGCGAGGTGAACGCTGATAAGGTGGCCAACCTAGTGAAAGCATACGTCGACAAATACAAATGTATTCGCAAAAACAAACCGGAGATGAGTTGA
- the LOC127637332 gene encoding protein SCAF11-like isoform X1: MQEGPEQGEQSAEESLEDEEAQRCPICLNRPRRAERAVPDCCRHVYCSACILRWAQMVQSCPVDRRPFSVIYLQGSSQQSIKLPVKVARLSDESCIQDAPRMCHVSVGETEKMERMQEKNANAKQKCHRKCDTDASVHKNKKLRGDSCHSLLLTQRFHSSLPGQQGTAVGTRTQIITESVEVCEEGPDDVQWRRMERKRRWLPASVPVLSTGVPRLSLHSHLLLSAVSASLNLLLPEHSVPHGIVCAITKGTRGSGSKGSTKPAEAVATRRSSRHSRAEMEDSTAAQSQPTDADMSSTDSPTTPQTVHDNHASTSRGQQGNNRRSGAKTKGRAKKVKVEKHDDEEWEAEAENLKEDGVTKEAESEEARTDLETKAAQSSDQVDSEREPLDTEQEMEVENQTSPAEDERVSSDANDQEEEESVSADANDLEEEECVSPDANDQEEEESFSADANDQEEEESSVSADANDQEEECVSPDANDQEVEESSVSADANNQEEECVSPDANDQEEEESVSADANDQEEEECVSPDANDQEEESVCPDANNQEEETTVVEETVTKSTVDEDEDYQILSPGENKQRVEECDEDQVESTDVSPVMEDDCLPQSCEVQEPQSVSPNVESTLYVKPTALLIEAANKISDLEPEPDTTAENSDEGPKQEPSNLPSLHVDQNTCPSDQKFGLVSTENASPKSLYTLSPQDNTDLIPMECDSPASESEADAVKVEKGTTAHVPQISNETPIQDPMHKPDSGTEQKGTDKKDGRSRRSRFHSPTTTWSKSEGSRKSRSRSRDRNRKTRSTSRSRDQQVDERDGKQNCSRERSRSRERSRSRERNRRRRSRSRSRNRNRPSRVSPSQEHSDPGGRFDFGGRTDHGGRTDHGGRTDQGGRTDPGGRTDHGGRTDQGSRTDPGGRIDHCGHSPRKRDSLGGDGWQSRGGGRGFRDSNWRNNFEKPGHFSTREPILSNNGNFHEASPDRGRNENPDWVRERERSWADTETRGREPRREENMSNPSAESWSRGGWNVEQEQRSAGRGRGAHWAPNQQNEPTDNWRQRTSFSGTTNNMDSYNRFNENRSGGKRKELEGADSPLDRSGWSSASSWAMRRKLPADVQNYYSRRDRGGGNNAWNKQDEDQGAAGLSKQPDPPQNEPNAPLSTEAVPALPALMPHQLGVMALHHYPITPLMPRPPVGLPPPQFSMPPPVPVQLHHTGPLLQVPMAVQGLPPPPPPPPPIQQGGFTVVPTETHPNQQTMPSFPVPGKGSFKPMPTKVGAGPPPPTATPSVAQPSSTTTTQTASHSKAHADSSKKEKKLQIQERAVNEVKAAIKPYYQKNEINKEEYKEIVRKAVEKVCHSKSGEVNADKVANLVKAYVDKYKCIRKNKPEMS, encoded by the exons ATGCAAGAGGGGCCTGAACAGG GTGAGCAGAGTGCGGAGGAGAGTTTGGAGGATGAGGAGGCCCAGCGATGCCCGATCTGTCTGAACCGACCCAGACGGGCAGAAAGAGCTGTACCCGACTGCTGCAGACACGTTTACTGCTCGGCCTGCATCCTCCGTTGGGCGCAG ATGGTTCAGTCCTGCCCGGTGGACCGAAGACCCTTCAGTGTGATCTACCTGCAGGGCTCATCACAGCAGTCGATCAAG CTTCCTGTGAAAGTAGCCAGACTGTCAGACGAGTCCTGCATTCAGGATGCTCCGAGAATGTGTCACGTGTCTGT GGGAGAAACAGAGAAAATGGAGAGAATGCAAGAGAAAAACGCTAATGCCAAACAGAAATGCCACAGAAAAT GTGACACAGATGCGTCTgtgcataaaaacaaaaag TTGAGAGGAGACTCATGCCACTCTCTTCTACTTACTCAGCGTTTTCACTCATCACTGCCCGGCCAGCAGGGTACGGCAGTGGGCACTCGCACTCAGATCAT AACAGAATCTGTTGAGGTTTGTGAAGAGGGGCCAGATGATGTCCAGTGGAGGAGAATGGAGAGAAAGCGGCGGTGGCTGCCTGCCTCTGTGCCTGTCCTTTCTACAGGTGTGCCCAG GTTGTCCCTGCATTCACACTTGCTCCTGTCTGCTGTCTCTGCCTCTCTGAATCTGCTGCTCCCTGAACACTCTG TTCCTCATGGCATAGTTTGTGCCATCACAAAGGGAACCAGGGGCTCTGGATCAAAGGGCTCCACAAAACCGGCAGAAGCGGTTGCAACCCGACGCTCCTCTCGGCACAGTCGTGCCGAGATGGAGGATTCCACAGCTGCACAGTCCCAACCAACAGATGCGGACATGTCTTCCACTGACTCCCCAACTACACCACAAACTGTACATGATAATCATGCTTCTACAAGCAGAGGCCAACAGGGGAACAATCGGAGGTCTGGAGCGAAGACAAAAGGTCGTGCAAAGAAGGTGAAGGTGGAGAAACATGATGACGAGGAATGGGAAGCAGAGGCTGAGAATCTCAAAGAAGATGGAGTCACAAAAGAAGCAGAATCCGAGGAAGCAAGAACTGACCTGGAaacaaaagctgctcagagctcCGATCAGGTCGATAGTGAAAGAGAACCATTGGATACGGAGCAGGAAATGGAAGTAGAGAATCAGACAAGTCCTGCTGAGGATGAACGTGTTTCCTCTGATGCTAATGACCAGGAAGAAGAAGAATCTGTTTCCGCTGATGCTAATGACctggaagaagaagaatgtgtttCCCCTGATGCTAATGACCAGGAAGAAGAAGAATCTTTTTCCGCTGATGCTAATGACCAGGAAGAAGAAGAATCATCTGTTTCCGCTGATGCTAATGACCAGGAAGAAGAATGTGTTTCCCCTGATGCTAATGACCAGGAAGTAGAAGAATCATCTGTTTCCGCTGATGCTAATAACCAGGAAGAAGAATGTGTTTCCCCTGATGCTAATGACCAGGAAGAAGAAGAATCTGTTTCCGCTGATGCTAATGACcaggaagaagaagaatgtgtttCCCCTGATGCTAATGACCAGGAAGAAGAGTCTGTTTGCCCTGATGCTAATAACCAGGAAGAGGAAACAACGGTAGTGGAGGAAACGGTCACCAAGAGTACTGTTGACGAAGATGAAGACTATCAGATACTTTCACCAGGAGAAAACAAGCAAAGAGTGGAGGAATGTGATGAAGACCAAGTGGAATCAACAGATGTTTCTCCAGTAATGGAGGACGATTGTCTGCCTCAGTCCTGTGAGGTGCAAGAGCCCCAGTCCGTTTCTCCAAATGTTGAATCAACTCTCTATGTGAAACCAACAGCTCTTCTTATAGAAGCTGCAAACAAGATCAGCGATCTGGAACCAGAGCCTGACACCACAGCAGAGAATTCTGATGAAGGTCCCAAGCAAGAGCCCAGCAACCTTCCATCTCTCCATGTGGACCAGAACACCTGCCCATCAGATCAAAAATTTGGATTGGTTTCAACAGAGAATGCCTCACCGAAGTCTCTGTACACATTGAGTCCTCAGGACAACACTGACCTCATCCCCATGGAATGTGATTCACCTGCATCTGAGAGTGAAGCCGATGCTGTCAAAGTTGAGAAGGGTACTACTGCTCACGTGCCTCAGATCTCCAATGAGACGCCCATTCAAGACCCTATGCACAAGCCTGACTCCGGTACGGAGCAGAAAGGCACAGACAAAAAGGATGGACGATCACGCAGGTCTCGTTTTCACTCGCCTACGACCACCTGGTCTAAAAGCGAAGGGTCACGCAAGTCAAGGTCTCGTTCACGGGACCGCAATCGCAAGACCCGTTCCACGTCAAGAAGTCGAGATCAGCAAGTGGACGAACGAGACGGTAAACAGAACTGCAGTAGAGAGCGCAGTCGTAGTCGAGAACGTAGCCGTAGTAGAGAACGAAATCGCAGGCGACGCAGTCGTTCCAGGTCCAGGaatagaaacaggcccagccgcGTTAGCCCATCCCAGGAACATTCCGATCCTGGTGGCCGCTTTGATTTTGGCGGCCGCACCGATCACGGGGGCCGCACCGATCACGGGGGCCGCACCGATCAAGGCGGCCGCACTGATCCCGGTGGTCGCACCGATCACGGGGGCCGCACCGATCAAGGCAGCCGCACTGATCCCGGTGGTCGCATTGACCACTGTGGCCACTCTCCACGCAAGAGGGACTCATTGGGTGGGGACGGATGGCAGAGCAGAGGGGGTGGACGAGGATTCCGCGATTCCAACTGGCGAAACAACTTTGAGAAGCCCGGTCATTTTTCAACAAGAGAGCCCATACTTTCAAACAATGGCAACTTTCACGAGGCATCACCAGACAGGGGCAGAAATGAGAACCCGGACTGGGTAAGGGAGAGGGAGAGGTCTTGGGCGGACACTGAAACCAGAGGGCGGGAGCCACGAAGGGAAGAAAATATGAGCAATCCATCTGCCGAGTCTTGGTCTCGAGGTGGCTGGAATGTTGAGCAGGAGCAGCGTTCTGCCGGACGTGGCAGGGGTGCCCACTGGGCTCCCAACCAGCAGAACGAACCAACTGATAATTGGAGGCAACgtacttctttctcagggacaacGAATAACATGGATTCTTACAATAGGTTCAATGAAAACAGAAGCGGAGGGAAGAGAAAAGAGCTAGAGGGTGCTGATAGTCCACTGGATCGCTCGGGTTGGTCGTCGGCCTCGAGTTGGGCCATGCGCCGAAAGCTCCCTGCTGATGTGCAGAATTACTACTCGCGCAGGGACAGAGGGGGCGGGAACAACGCCTGGAACAAACAAGACGAGGATCAAGGTGCAGCAGGTCTCTCTAAACAACCAG ATCCTCCCCAGAATGAGCCAAATGCTCCCCTGTCAACCGAGGCTGTGCCAGCCCTTCCCGCCCTGATGCCCCACCAACTTGGTGTGATGGCGCTTCATCATTACCCCATAACGCCTCTCATGCCAAGACCACCAGTGGGTCTGCCGCCTCCCCAGTTCAGCATGCCTCCGCCAGTACCAGTTCAGTTGCACCACACTGGACCTCTTCTCCAGGTCCCAATGGCTGTGCAGGGACTGCCACCACCCCCACCACCACCTCCACCCATCCAACAGGGCGGCTTTACTGTGGTACCCACTGAAACCCACCCAAATCAG CAGACGATGCCCAGTTTTCCTGTCCCAGGAAAAGGCTCATTTAAACCCATGCCAACCAAAGTAGGTGCAGGACCGCCTCCCCCTACTGCTACACCCAGTGTGGCCCAACCATCCTCTACCACCACCACCCAAACTGCCTCTCACAGTAAGGCTCACGCAGACAGCTCAAAGAAAGAGAAG AAATTGCAGATTCAAGAAAGAGCCGTCAATGAAGTGAAAGCAGCTATAAAGCCATATTATCAAAAGAATGAAATCAACAAGGAGGAATATAAGGAGATTGTACGCaaagctgtggaaaaa GTGTGCCACAGCAAGAGTGGCGAGGTGAACGCTGATAAGGTGGCCAACCTAGTGAAAGCATACGTCGACAAATACAAATGTATTCGCAAAAACAAACCGGAGATGAGTTGA